The DNA region GTCGCGTATCGACTTTTCGGTCAATGATTTTGGTCTCACCGCGGTGTACTTTTGGGTGGAATGCAGTGCTGTGCACCTGCCCGACCTCATGCGTTTCGTGCGCCGTTCGCACGGTGTTCGGCTCGCCATGCCAGTGGTCTCTCGATCGAACGTGTTGCTCTCGGTTTGGCTGCCTGGCCTCGACCATATCTCGGTATTTGAGCAGGTGCTCGTGAAGTCGGTTCCTGCCGTGAACGTGCTCGACCGGTGGCCTCAGATCGTCGCCCGTAAGCGGTTGGGCGTTCTGCTTGATCAGCGGGGTCGACGCCGGTCAGCAGCGGGCGAAGTACCTAACCCCATTGAGGAGCAGGGGAGCGCTCCTGCATTTTTCGGCGTACCGATGTTTTAATCGCTCAGAAAAAGACGAGGGGCGCGCATCATCGTGATCCGCGCCCCTCGCGCTTTCGTTGAACGGTGCGTTACTTCGCGACGCCCGGGTGGGTCATCGAGAGCAGGTCAAGCGCCTTGTCGAGCTCGGCCTCGCTGAGTTCGCCGCGCTCGACGTAGCCGAGTGCGATGGTCGCCTCGCGCACGGTGACGCCCTCGGCGACGGCGTGCTTTGCGATCTTCGCGCCAGCTTCGTAGCCGATGAGGCGGTTGAGCGGGGTCACGGTCGATGGGCTCATGCCGGCGAGGGTCGCCATGCGCTCGATGTTTGCCTCGAGGCCAGCGATCGTCTTGTCGGCGAGTACGCGGGTTGCGTTCGAGAGCAGGCGAATCGACTCGAGCAGCGCGGTTCCCATGACAGGAATCATGACGTTGAGCTCGAAGTTGCCGCGTGCCCCGCCCCATGCGACGGTTGCGTCGTTACCGATGACGCGGGCGCAGACCATCATGACGGCCTCGGGAACAACGGGGTTCACCTTGCCGGGCATAATCGACGAGCCGGGCTGCAAGTCGGGAATGTGGAGTTCTCCGAGACCAGTGTTTGGGCCCGAGCCCATCCAGCGAATGTCATCGGTGAGCTTCGTGAGTGAAACGGCGATGGTGCGCAGTGCGCCCGAAGCCTCGACGAGGCCATCACGGTTTGACTGCGCCTCGAAGAGATTGCGCGCCTGGGTGATGGGCAGGCCGCTCGAAGCGGCGATCTCGGCGATGACCTTCTCGGGGAACCCGATGGGGGTGTTGATGCCGGTGCCAACCGCGGTGCCGCCCTGCGGAACCTCGGCGACGCGAGGAAGTGCCGCGTCAATGCGCTCGATGCCGTAACGCATCTGGGTGGCGAAGCCGCTGAAGGCCTGGCCGAGGGTTACGGGGGTCGCGTCCATGAGGTGGGTGCGGCCGGGCTTCACGGCCTCCTTCCACAGCTCTGCCTTGGCCTCGAGGGCCTCGGCGAGGTGCTCGAGTGAAGGCTTGAGCTGCTCGATGAGCGCGCCGGTCACTGCGATGTGCACCGAGGTGGGGAACACGTCGTTCGACGACTGCGAAGCGTTGACGTGGTCGTTCGGGTGAACGGGTGCGCCAAGGTGCTTCGTCGCGAGGGTCGAGAGAACCTCGTTCATGTTCATGTTTGACGAGGTGCCCGAGCCGGTCTGGTAGGTGTCGACCGGGAACATGTCGTGGTGGTTGCCAGCGATGATCTCTTCTGCTGCCGCGACGATCGCGTCAGAGATCTCTTTCGAGATGATGCCGAGCTCAAGGTTGGCGATCGCTGCCGCGCGCTTCACGCGAGCGAGTGCGACGATCTGGGCTGGCTCGAGGCCACGACCCGAGATCGGGAAGTTCTCTACCGCACGCTGCGTCTGTGCTGCGTACAGCGCGTTCTTGGGCACGCGCACCTCGCCCATGGTGTCATGTTCAATACGGTATTCGGTATCAGTCACGGTATTCCTTTACTGGGTGATCACTCATGTGAATAGCGGTCGGTCGGTTAGAGCGAGTCGAGAGCTGCCTGAGCGAGCTCGCGAATCACGATGGGCTCGTCGGTGCCGTACACCACGAGAGTTGAGTTATCGAGGTTGGTGCTCATCGCAAAGAGCACGTTCGTCTCTTCAGCGTCGTCGTCGCCGTGCTCGTACACGGTCCAGGTGTGACCCGCGAAGTCTTCGGTGCCGGTCGCGCTCTTTGACTCGAGCAGCTGGGCGACCCAGGTCTCGTTTGCAGGGCCGGCCTCTGGCGTGAAAGCTTGTACGACCGCGGCAAACTGCTCGGTTGGCTTTGGTGTCGTGTAGCCGACGTACCACTGCGTGACCTTGTCGGCCTTCGACGAACGAATGGTGGCCTGCTTGGCAAGCCAGTCGCTCGGCATCGCGGGTGCGACGAGTTCGATGCCGGCGGTCGGGCTTGCATCGTGCGCGAGTGAGATGACGTCGACCGAACGGTCTTCGAAGTCGCCTCCCCAGCGGGGCACGATGAGTACGAGAATGAGCACAACGCCAAGGCTCGCGAGCAACGAGTACACGAGGTTGTTGACGGTTTGCCTTTGACGGTGCAGGCGAGAGTTCTCGGCCTTTCTCGCTGCCGTCTCATTCGGGGTTTCTGGGCGACCGAGCTCGGCGACGATCTTGGGCTTCTTGCTTGCCATCGGTTATTCTGCCTCGGTTTCTGACGGGGCGCTCTGGCGTGCCGCTTCTAAGCGTTTGCGGGCGCCGAGCAGCCACTCTTCGCAGCGTGCGGCGAGCGCCTCACCGCGCTCCCACAGCGAGAGCGACTCTTCGAGCGTGGCCGCGCCCTGTTCAAGTTTGCTCACCACTTGCACGAGCTCGTCACGTGCTTCTTCGTACGAGAGCTCGGCGATGGGGGCACTGCTATTCGACATGGCTCCCAGTCTACCCCGCAATGCTCATGGTTCAGGGGGAGTGTTGTCAGGCTGTTGGTGAAGTCGCGGGCCCTGCGACCGCCGCGAGCGTGCCACGCGCGAGTGTAATCGTGAGACCGGTGCCTTCAGGGGCTTCAGCAGGGTCGGCAAGCACGGTGCGATCGTCATTTTGCACGATTGAATAGCCCCTGTTGAGTGTCGCCTGGGGTGAGAGCGCGAGAAGCTGTGAACGGAGTTCGCCGAGATGGCGTTCGGCCGATTCGACCTGGCGCTCGCTGAGCTCAGCGCCACGCGCGATCCACCGGGTGAGTTCTTCGGCCCGCTCATCGATGAGCCGTTCGGGGCTCTGCATGACGGGCCGTTCTCTGAGCGACTGCACGCGATCGATCTCGTGCGTGATGAGCTGGGTGAGACGCGATGAGAGCCTGAGCCTCGCCTGAGCAATGCGTTCACGCTCTTCGCCAACGTCAGGCACGACCCGCTTGGCAGCGTCGGTCGGCGTTGAAGCACGAAGGTCGGCGACCTCGTCGAGCAGGGGGCGATCGGCCTCGTGGCCAATGGCGCTCACGATCGGGGTGTTCGCGAGTGCCGCCTCGCGCACGAGCGCCTCGTCGCTGAAGGGAAGCAGGTGTTGAAAGTCGCCGCCGCCGCGGGCAATGATGATGACGTCGACGCTCGGATCGTCGTCGAGCGCGATGAGTGCCGCGCGCACCTCAGAAGCAGCTCGCTCTCCCTGCACCGCCGTGTATGCGATCTCAAACTGCACATCGGGCCAGCGCAGCGTGGCGTTACGCACGACATCTTTTTCGGCGTCTGAGTCACGACCGGTGATGAGGCCGATCTTTGCGGGCAGAAACGGGAGCGCCTTCTTGCGCTCGGGGGCGAAGAGCCCCTCTGAACGCAGCTGTGCTTTGAACCGTTCGAGCCGCTCGAGCAGGTCGCCCAGACCGACGTGCTTGATGTCGAGCACGTTAAACGACAGCGTGCCGCCCTTGACCCAATAGTTCGCCTTGACGAGCGCGATCACGCGGTCGCCCTGAGAGAACTCTTCGGTGAGCTTTGCGGTTACGCTGCGCCATGCGGTGAGCGAGATCGTCGCGTCATCGTCGAGGTCTTTGAGCTTGCCGTAGGTGTTGCCCTGACGGTTTTGCCACTGCGTGAGCTCGCCTTCAACCCAGATCGTGCCGAGCCTGTCGATGTACTCTCGCACCTTTGTGCTCATGAGAGCAACGGGCCAGGGGGTCTCTCTCGAGGCTGGGGTTACGGGTTGCGGGCACATACCTCGATCTTAGTGCTCGCTCTCCTGCTCGTTCACGGCGATCACCAGCTTGCCCACCGTGCGCCCGGTCTCGATGAGCTCGTGCGCTTCGCGTACCGTCGCAGAAGTAAGCGGGCTCAGCACGCGGGTCGTGGTCGCGGTCACCTTGCCGGCATCGACGAGCGCGGCCGTCGCGTTTAAGAGGTGGTGCTGCTCGATCATGTCGGGAGTCTGAAACATTGAGCGGGTAAACATGCGCTCCCAGTGCCATGCGACACTCTTGATTTTCAGCGGAGTGACGTCGGTCGGGCCGTCGTCGATCGCGACGATATGGCCGAAGGGACGAATGATGCGCTCGTAGGTCTCGACCTGGCCCTTTGAGTGAGCGGTAAAGATCCACTCGACGCCGTCAGGCGCAATCTCGAGTACTTCTGCGGCGAGATCGGCGTGGTGGTTCACGGTGTGCTCTGCGCCCCGTTCGAGCGCCCAGGCCACCCGTTCGGGGCTCGAAGCGGTCGCGATGACCGTGACGCCCGGCAAGAGCGCCTCGCACAGCTGCATCATGACCGAACCGACGCCGCCGGTTGCGCCCACGATGAGTAGCGTGCCCCGCGATGCCTCGGTGAGGCCTAGCCGGTCGAAGAGGCACTCCCAGGCCGTGATCGTGGTGAGCGGCAACGATGCCGCATCGGTGAACGAGAGCGTCGTGGGCTTTCGGCCGACGACCCGCTCGTCGATCGTGTGAAGCGCTTGGTTCGTGCCCTGCTTGTCGATCTGGCCCGCGTAGAACACCTCGTCGCCGACCGAGAAGAGGGTCACGCCCTCGCCGACCGCGCGCACGACGCCCGATGCGTCATAGCCCAGCACCTTGAACCCGTTCGCGGGAGCACCCTGACGCACCTTCACGTCGACCGGGTTAACCGAGACCGCTCGCACCTCGACGAGAAGGTCGTGGGAACCGAGCTCTGGCACCGGTATTTCACGCTCGATGATGCTGTCGGGGTGGTCGATGGGGTGGTTCTGCGAATACCCGATTGCGCGAGTGGTGTGCACGGTTGCTCCTCATAACGACGTCAGCGGCTTGCCCCGCAACTCGCATGTCATCACCGAAGTTGCCAGGCGTTGAAAGTACTATACCTGAAGCAGGAGGAGGCACGATTTCGTATGGCGTTACGCTCAGACTGGTCAGGCGAGGCCTGCCCGATTCGACGGGCAGTCGACGTGGTTGGCGACCCGTGGGTGCTCTTAATCGTCGGAGAGGTGCTGCATGGCAACGGCCGGTTCGAGCAGTTGCGCGGCACGCTCGGCATCTCTGAGGCGGTGCTCAGCAGGCGCCTCAAGATGATGGTCGAAACGGGCCTGCTCACCAAGGTCGATTACGATGACGCTGGTCGCGTTCGCCAGGGGTACGCCGCGACCGAGGCCGCGAGCGACCTTCTTCCTATCGTGCAGCAGCTGGCCCTCTGGGGCGAGAAGCACACCGGTGCGCCGACCGGCGGAACCCCCATCGTCATGGTGCACCGCAGCTGTGGCCAAGAGACGACGCGGGCCGAGGTCTGCAGCGCCTGCGGCGAGACGCTCGTTGCCGAGCAGATGCGGTGGATCAACCCCAGCGATAACACGGGCCGTGATCTCGTGGGCCCGGGAGTGCTCGTATGAGCGAGCGCGCGGCGGCGCTTGATGCGTGGCTCGCACACCTCGCCTGTCCCGTCTGCGGGGCGGGGCAGAGCCAGCACGTGATGCGTGAGGCTGGCGCCGTGCGCTGCGAACGTGGCCACGCATTCGACATTGCGCGCCAGGGGTACGTAAATCTCGGAGCCAGCCAGAAAGACGTGCGGGCCGACACCGCTGCGATGGTGATGGCGCGCGAAGCGATGCACGCCTCAGGCGCTTTTGACGGGATCGCGCGCGCATTGAACGCCGCGGTCGCCGCCCGAGACTGGGGCGAGGGCGAGCTACGCTTCGCCGATCTCGCTGGCGGATCGGGGTTTTACGCGGCCCGGCTTCTCGAGTCGCTCGCCGCTGGTGGCGTGGGCGAACCCGATGCTCATGCGCGAGGCCTCGTGCTTGATCTCTCGACCGCAGCCCTGAAGCGCGCGGTCGCGGCTCACGATCGTATCGCTGGCGTTGCGGCCGACCTGACGAAAGGCATTCCGCTGCGCGACGGCTCGGTTCACGCGCTCGTGAACGTTTTCGGCCCGCGTAACGGAGCTGAGATGAGGCGCGTGCTCGCGCGCGACGGCGCCTGCTTCGTGGTCTCGCCGAGCAGCCACCATCTCGAACAGCTTGTCGGCGAGCTCGGCATGCTGCAGGTGGCCGATGACAAGGCCGAGCGGGTCGAACGAGCCATGCAGGGTTTCACGGTGCAGGGGCGAGAGCGCTGCGAAGAGCAGGTCGAGTTTGGCGAAGCGCAACTCAGGAACATTATTGCGATGGGTCCGAGCGCTCACCATGTGAACGGCGAAGAGATCGCGGAGCGGGTCGCCTCGCTGCTCGAACGAGCCGGGAGGAACACGATCGAGGTGACGATGAGCGTTGACGTGACGACATTCGTGCCGAGTGACGCTGCCTCAGCCGCACCGAAAAAGATGGGTGCGCGAAGCAGCATCCCGGGTTAGGGTGAAACCATGAAGCTTCAAGGAATTACCGCACTCATTACTGGCGCTGCCTCAGGGCTCGGCGCCGCAACCGCCAAGGCCCTCACTGCTGAGGGAGCCGAGGTGCTCGGTCTCGATCTTGCCTCGTCAATCGAGAAGGCCACCCAGGTCGAGGGAGTGACCCTCGTTGCGGCCGACGTGACGAGCGAAGAAGAAGTCAGCGCTGCGATCGAGGGCTACGAGGGCGCACCGTTGCGCGTCGTGGTCAACTGCGCCGGCATTGCTCCAGCAGAGCTCACGGTCTCGCCGCGCGGCGCGCACAGCCTCGACCTCTTTCGCAAGACCATCGATATTAACCTCGTGGGCACCTTCAACGTCTTGCGCCTCGGCGCTCTTGCGATGTCGAAGACGGAGCCGCTCGAGCATGGTCAGCGCGGCGTCGTGGTGAACACCGCTTCTGTCGCGGCCTACGAGGGGCAGATTGGCCAGGCCGCCTACGCTGCGTCGAAGGCCGGCGTTGTCGGCCTCACCATTACTGCGGCGCGCGACCTCGCGCGGCTCGGTATTCGCGTGAACACGATCGCCCCTGGCATCGTCGACACCCCGATGCTTGCGGGGCTGCCGGAGCGGGTAACCGACGCTCTCGCAGAGAGCGTTCCCTTCCCGCACCGGCTCGCCCAGCCCGCCGAGTACGCGCAGCTCGCGAAGATGATTATCGAGCACGACTACTTGAACGGCGAGACCATTCGCATGGACGGCGCCATTCGCATGGCGCCGAAGTAGGCCACCGCGCTAAATAATGCTGCGGCCCTCGCGCTTGGCTTGACGAAGTTCTGTGAAGAACGCCTTCAGAATGACCGCGAGCACGCCGAGCACGATGACCGGGCAAATAAGAACGTAAATCGTGAGAAATAGGGGGCTCATATGACTCTCCTTAATCGGTTGGAAATGTTGGTTAGCGGGCGCTCTTCGCGGCCTCGGCTGCCTTTTCGGGCGTGATCGCGTCGAACTCGCCGGTACGCTCGGCGAGCAGGGCGAAGTCGAAGGGTTTCTTGTTGCGCAACGAGATGAGCGTCGTGACGATCGTGCTGACGGCGTAGGCCACGAGCGATCCGCTGAGTACGGCGTAGTCGTGCACCGCGCCTAAGGCAAACGGCGTCACGATCACGCTCGCGATACCACCTGCCCAGAGTGCGGGCTTCAGACCGAAGAACCCGAAGGCCATGAGGCCGATCACGACGCCGACGCCCACGATCGAGAGCACGTCGATGAGGAAGTTCGTCACCGGGTTTGCCGGGATGAGTTCGAAGCGCACGGGCAAGAAGGCTGCCATGGCGCTCAGCGTGCCAACCGTGAAGGCAACGTTCGAGACCCGGTTCCAGTAGAAGCTCGCGATGACCGGAAACACGAGGGTGCCCCAGAGCGCGCCAACAAAGACGAGCATGTCGAGAATGTTCATCTTGCCGGTCGCGAAGTAGAGCGCCGCGGCCATCGCGATGACCATGGTGATGCGCCCGATGAAGACCATGCGCTTCGGGTTCGCCTTGCCACGACCCGCGACGTTCTGCCCGTAGACATCGGCCATCATGATCGCCGAGAGCGCCGTGAGATCAGAGTCGGCCGTCGAAGAGAGTGAACCGATGATCATGACGAAGAAGAGCGCGATGAGCGTTGGCGGCAGGTAGGTGGCGGCCATCTGCGGAACGAGGTTGTTGAGGTCGCCGCCCAAGGGCTCGATGCCGAGGTACAGGGCCATGACGCCGAGCATGCCGATACCGATCACGGTCGCGCCGTAACCGACCGTCGCGGTGATGAAGGTTGGCTTGATGAGATCTTCGCGCACCGCGAAGAGACGCTGCGCAATGGTCTGGTTTCCGATCGCGTATGCGAGCACTGCGGCGATGTACGGGGCGCCCTGATTCAAGAATGCCTCAGACGAGAAGAAGTTCGACTGCTCTGGCGTGAGGTTCGCTGCGCCCTCGGTAAACATGGCCGGGCCGCCGGCGCTGAAGAAGATCACGGGAATGAGAATCGCCGCTGCCCCGAGCATCGCGACCACCTGAGCGACGTCGGTGAGCACCGAAGCGCGAAAGCCCGACCAGACGGTGTAGAGCAGCACGCCGCCGGCGATCGCGATCACGCCCTGCCCGAAGCTAAACGGCGAGAGCATCGCGATGAGCGCGCCACCCGCGATGAGGTTCGTGGTGAGGCTGATGACGCTGCCGAGCACGTTTGAGACGGCGAGCATGAGCTGGCTCGAACGCCCGTGCCTCGCATACATGACCTCGGCGATCGTGTGCGCCTTTGGAGCGACCTTGCGAATGCGCTTGCCGAAGGGGTAAATGAACAGAATCATGAGGGCTCCCCAGAGCCCGTAGTGCAGTGGGCCTGAGATGCCGTAGGTGTAGCCCGAGGTTGCCGAGGCGTACATCGACGAGGCCCAAATCCATGTGGCGGTCATTGACGCGGCCGAGATGCCGAACCCAATTTTTCCACCGGCGGTCATGTACTCGTCGGCGTTCTCGCTCTTCTTGCTGATGCGAAGTGACATGATGAGGCTGCCGCCGTAAAAGAGCACGAGAAGGGCGATAACCACCCAACCCTGCATGATCGTTTCTTGATTCCCCAAAGTTCTTTCCCTGTCAACTAGTTCTGTGTATGAATGCGCAAATTGGTACCCCAAATCGAACCCCCGTGGAATTCGAGCGTTACCCGTTTTCCCGCGTCTCGCGGGTGGGGCCTCAGGAGAAAACCTCGGCGCACATCAGCCTTCGATGGGCGGCTTTTCTCCGGTGGCAACTCGTCTACTGTAACAACGCTCGAGTTTTTGCCGTCGCCAAAAAACGCCAAAACACGCCAGAGTTGGGCTGCGCAACATGCGTTTGGCAAGTGATCAGTATGGCAAACGCAACGTTATGTAAACGTGACTATAGCGGCCTTGATACAGTGATTTCGAGCCAGAGAATGGAGACTCATGCCATACACCCGCACGGTGCTCGAGGTCGCATCGAACGAACCCGAACGCGTTGCCCTGACCGATGGGGTGCGCAGCATCACGTACGGTGACCTTTCCCGTTCTTCAGGAGCCCACAAAGCGGTCGTTGATAGCCTGCTCGGGCAGCTCAGCCCTGAGGCACTTTCTGGCATCACCTTCGCCGACGAGATCGGCGATATTCCGGTCATCTCGATCTCACTGACGCACGTGCTCGACAGCGCAGAGCTCGTCGCGGTGCTCGCGGGTTATCGAACGGTTACCTCGGTGCTCGACCCGCTCTGGCCCATTGAGCATCGGGTGCGCTCGATCGTGCGCTCGGGAGCCCAAATTGTGGTGACCGATGATGAATCACTTGGCCATGCCCTTGTCGAGGGCGATTGGCCCGGCGTGATCATTGGCCTCGACGAGTACCGGGCGCGACTCGCCCGAGTGAGTGAGGCTGAGAATCGGGAGCAGCCGCCTACCGTGCGCGACGACGAAGAGCCCTTCCTGCTCATTTTCACGTCGGGAACGACCGACCTGCCGAAAGGGTTCTTGCGCACGCGAAAAAGCTGGCGCTACAACGTGCGGGTGAGCGAGTGCTGGCTGCGTGCCAAGCCTGCAGAGCTGACCTTCGCGCCCGGACCGCTCGCCTACAGTCTCACGCTCTACGCCCTCGTCGAAGTGCTGGGAACCGGCGGATCGATCATGCTGCAGAGTCGTTTTGACCCGCTCGACGCCGCGAGGCTGCTCGTCGAGAAACCGGTCACGAGGCTCGTCGCGGTGCCAGCCGTGCTGCCGGCGCTCGCGCAAGCCGCGAAGCGCGACGGAGTGCAGTTCACGAGGCTCAGCGACGCCGTGATCGGCGGCGCAAACCTCAGTCTTGCGTTGCGCACGAGCTTTGAAGAGGTCGCGCCCGATGCGACCGTTCTGAGTTACTACGGGGCCGCCGAAATCGGTTTCATTGCGTGGAGCACCGAGGGTGACGGTGCCCTGCTTGAACCCTTCGACGGTCTCTCGCTGAGCGTCCGAGACGAGAACGGGGCAGAACTGCCGGAGGGAGAGCTTGGGCAGCTCTTCGTGCGGGTTGGTTCACAGGGCGACCGCTACATCTCGACCACGGGAGGCGCGCTCATCACGGGTGCCGACGGCTGGGCGACGGTCAATGATCGCGCGCGGCTCGTGGGCGGCAAGCTGTTGCTCGAGGGGCGTGCCGGCGATATTGCCGTGACGGGTGGGCATAAGGTCTCGCTCGTGCAGATCGAACGAACGCTCGAGGGTGTTCCCGGCTGCGAACGGTGCTGCGTTGTCACGCAGCCTCATCGCCTGCTCGGCGAGATTCTCGTCGCCGTCATCGAAGCGACGCCGGGCCAAGCGGCACCTGAGAAAGCCCGGGTGAACGCCATGCTCGGCGAGCTGCTGCCACCGCAGTTTGTGCCGCACCGCTACTACCTTGCCGAAGATTTTCCGCGCACCGTCGGCGGGAAGATTCGCCGCGTCGAGGTGCGCGCCGAGCTCGAGGCAGGGGCTTACACGAGGCTCTAACGAGAGAAGTGCACGACCACTTCGCACCTCGAACCCGTACACTCGGGAGTGTGAACGAGAGAGTGGTCATTACCGGAATGGGCGCCGTGACCCCGCTGGGGCTCGACGCCCAAACGAGTCTTGACGCCGTGTTTGCGGGGCGCAGCGGCATCGGCCCCATCGAGGGGTTCGACACGAGCGACATGGTCGTGACGATTGGCGGCGAGGTGCGGGGTTTTGACCCTTCGGGGGTCGTGACCCCTGCCGACGCGAAGCGCCTCGACCCACACGCCCTCTACGCGATTGCCGCGGCCAGCGAGGCCATCGACCAGGCTTTCCCGGGGCATCGCAGTGGCGATCCGCTCATTGCCGACCCGACCCGCCTTGGCGTTTCGGTCGGCTCAAGCTCGGGCGCCTCGACCCTCATGCAGGAGGCCACGAGAACCCTCGACGAGCGGGGCCCGGCACGGGTGAGGCCAGGCGTCGTCGTGTACGGCGGCACCGACTCGGCCGCAAACGTGCTGAGCGTGCGCTACGGGGCGCTCGGTGCGGCCCACGGCGTCTCGGCGACCTGCGCCTCGGGAGCGATGGCGATCGGAGAGGCGCTGCGCACGCTGCGCCACGGCTATGCCGACGCAATGATTGTGACGTCTGGCGACCACTGCGCGAACCCCGTGAACATGGCCGCGAACGCGAACATTCGTGCGCTCACCCGCGACTTCAATGCTGAGCCAGCACGGGCGAGCCGCCCCTTCGACGCCGCTCGTTCGGGCTTCGTCATGAGCTCGGGTGGGG from Leucobacter sp. UCMA 4100 includes:
- a CDS encoding class II fumarate hydratase, producing the protein MTDTEYRIEHDTMGEVRVPKNALYAAQTQRAVENFPISGRGLEPAQIVALARVKRAAAIANLELGIISKEISDAIVAAAEEIIAGNHHDMFPVDTYQTGSGTSSNMNMNEVLSTLATKHLGAPVHPNDHVNASQSSNDVFPTSVHIAVTGALIEQLKPSLEHLAEALEAKAELWKEAVKPGRTHLMDATPVTLGQAFSGFATQMRYGIERIDAALPRVAEVPQGGTAVGTGINTPIGFPEKVIAEIAASSGLPITQARNLFEAQSNRDGLVEASGALRTIAVSLTKLTDDIRWMGSGPNTGLGELHIPDLQPGSSIMPGKVNPVVPEAVMMVCARVIGNDATVAWGGARGNFELNVMIPVMGTALLESIRLLSNATRVLADKTIAGLEANIERMATLAGMSPSTVTPLNRLIGYEAGAKIAKHAVAEGVTVREATIALGYVERGELSEAELDKALDLLSMTHPGVAK
- a CDS encoding DUF4245 domain-containing protein — protein: MASKKPKIVAELGRPETPNETAARKAENSRLHRQRQTVNNLVYSLLASLGVVLILVLIVPRWGGDFEDRSVDVISLAHDASPTAGIELVAPAMPSDWLAKQATIRSSKADKVTQWYVGYTTPKPTEQFAAVVQAFTPEAGPANETWVAQLLESKSATGTEDFAGHTWTVYEHGDDDAEETNVLFAMSTNLDNSTLVVYGTDEPIVIRELAQAALDSL
- a CDS encoding exodeoxyribonuclease VII small subunit, with the protein product MSNSSAPIAELSYEEARDELVQVVSKLEQGAATLEESLSLWERGEALAARCEEWLLGARKRLEAARQSAPSETEAE
- the xseA gene encoding exodeoxyribonuclease VII large subunit; translated protein: MCPQPVTPASRETPWPVALMSTKVREYIDRLGTIWVEGELTQWQNRQGNTYGKLKDLDDDATISLTAWRSVTAKLTEEFSQGDRVIALVKANYWVKGGTLSFNVLDIKHVGLGDLLERLERFKAQLRSEGLFAPERKKALPFLPAKIGLITGRDSDAEKDVVRNATLRWPDVQFEIAYTAVQGERAASEVRAALIALDDDPSVDVIIIARGGGDFQHLLPFSDEALVREAALANTPIVSAIGHEADRPLLDEVADLRASTPTDAAKRVVPDVGEERERIAQARLRLSSRLTQLITHEIDRVQSLRERPVMQSPERLIDERAEELTRWIARGAELSERQVESAERHLGELRSQLLALSPQATLNRGYSIVQNDDRTVLADPAEAPEGTGLTITLARGTLAAVAGPATSPTA
- a CDS encoding zinc-binding alcohol dehydrogenase family protein; its protein translation is MHTTRAIGYSQNHPIDHPDSIIEREIPVPELGSHDLLVEVRAVSVNPVDVKVRQGAPANGFKVLGYDASGVVRAVGEGVTLFSVGDEVFYAGQIDKQGTNQALHTIDERVVGRKPTTLSFTDAASLPLTTITAWECLFDRLGLTEASRGTLLIVGATGGVGSVMMQLCEALLPGVTVIATASSPERVAWALERGAEHTVNHHADLAAEVLEIAPDGVEWIFTAHSKGQVETYERIIRPFGHIVAIDDGPTDVTPLKIKSVAWHWERMFTRSMFQTPDMIEQHHLLNATAALVDAGKVTATTTRVLSPLTSATVREAHELIETGRTVGKLVIAVNEQESEH
- a CDS encoding winged helix-turn-helix transcriptional regulator, which encodes MALRSDWSGEACPIRRAVDVVGDPWVLLIVGEVLHGNGRFEQLRGTLGISEAVLSRRLKMMVETGLLTKVDYDDAGRVRQGYAATEAASDLLPIVQQLALWGEKHTGAPTGGTPIVMVHRSCGQETTRAEVCSACGETLVAEQMRWINPSDNTGRDLVGPGVLV
- a CDS encoding putative RNA methyltransferase, whose translation is MSERAAALDAWLAHLACPVCGAGQSQHVMREAGAVRCERGHAFDIARQGYVNLGASQKDVRADTAAMVMAREAMHASGAFDGIARALNAAVAARDWGEGELRFADLAGGSGFYAARLLESLAAGGVGEPDAHARGLVLDLSTAALKRAVAAHDRIAGVAADLTKGIPLRDGSVHALVNVFGPRNGAEMRRVLARDGACFVVSPSSHHLEQLVGELGMLQVADDKAERVERAMQGFTVQGRERCEEQVEFGEAQLRNIIAMGPSAHHVNGEEIAERVASLLERAGRNTIEVTMSVDVTTFVPSDAASAAPKKMGARSSIPG
- a CDS encoding SDR family NAD(P)-dependent oxidoreductase, yielding MKLQGITALITGAASGLGAATAKALTAEGAEVLGLDLASSIEKATQVEGVTLVAADVTSEEEVSAAIEGYEGAPLRVVVNCAGIAPAELTVSPRGAHSLDLFRKTIDINLVGTFNVLRLGALAMSKTEPLEHGQRGVVVNTASVAAYEGQIGQAAYAASKAGVVGLTITAARDLARLGIRVNTIAPGIVDTPMLAGLPERVTDALAESVPFPHRLAQPAEYAQLAKMIIEHDYLNGETIRMDGAIRMAPK
- a CDS encoding putative transporter small subunit encodes the protein MSPLFLTIYVLICPVIVLGVLAVILKAFFTELRQAKREGRSII
- a CDS encoding sodium:solute symporter family protein; this translates as MQGWVVIALLVLFYGGSLIMSLRISKKSENADEYMTAGGKIGFGISAASMTATWIWASSMYASATSGYTYGISGPLHYGLWGALMILFIYPFGKRIRKVAPKAHTIAEVMYARHGRSSQLMLAVSNVLGSVISLTTNLIAGGALIAMLSPFSFGQGVIAIAGGVLLYTVWSGFRASVLTDVAQVVAMLGAAAILIPVIFFSAGGPAMFTEGAANLTPEQSNFFSSEAFLNQGAPYIAAVLAYAIGNQTIAQRLFAVREDLIKPTFITATVGYGATVIGIGMLGVMALYLGIEPLGGDLNNLVPQMAATYLPPTLIALFFVMIIGSLSSTADSDLTALSAIMMADVYGQNVAGRGKANPKRMVFIGRITMVIAMAAALYFATGKMNILDMLVFVGALWGTLVFPVIASFYWNRVSNVAFTVGTLSAMAAFLPVRFELIPANPVTNFLIDVLSIVGVGVVIGLMAFGFFGLKPALWAGGIASVIVTPFALGAVHDYAVLSGSLVAYAVSTIVTTLISLRNKKPFDFALLAERTGEFDAITPEKAAEAAKSAR
- a CDS encoding class I adenylate-forming enzyme family protein is translated as MPYTRTVLEVASNEPERVALTDGVRSITYGDLSRSSGAHKAVVDSLLGQLSPEALSGITFADEIGDIPVISISLTHVLDSAELVAVLAGYRTVTSVLDPLWPIEHRVRSIVRSGAQIVVTDDESLGHALVEGDWPGVIIGLDEYRARLARVSEAENREQPPTVRDDEEPFLLIFTSGTTDLPKGFLRTRKSWRYNVRVSECWLRAKPAELTFAPGPLAYSLTLYALVEVLGTGGSIMLQSRFDPLDAARLLVEKPVTRLVAVPAVLPALAQAAKRDGVQFTRLSDAVIGGANLSLALRTSFEEVAPDATVLSYYGAAEIGFIAWSTEGDGALLEPFDGLSLSVRDENGAELPEGELGQLFVRVGSQGDRYISTTGGALITGADGWATVNDRARLVGGKLLLEGRAGDIAVTGGHKVSLVQIERTLEGVPGCERCCVVTQPHRLLGEILVAVIEATPGQAAPEKARVNAMLGELLPPQFVPHRYYLAEDFPRTVGGKIRRVEVRAELEAGAYTRL